In Salinarimonas sp., a genomic segment contains:
- a CDS encoding SDR family oxidoreductase, producing MALFTFGHGYSAAEVVRRGSFARAIGTVRSAAKAERLAGEGVEARLFGEDAADPRIPEDLAVADRLLVSIPPGAGGDPALAAYGEAIAASPSIDAIVYLSTIGVYGDAQGGWVDEETPPTAESARAEARLVAEAQWLALGARTSKRVAILRLGGIYGPGRNPILQLRAGTARRIVKPGQVFNRIHVADIAQAVLAAFERAPAGRIYNVVDDAPAPPQDVVAHAAALIGVAPPPEIPFDEAELSPMGRSFYSNNKRVSNARLRAELGVELLYRSYREGLGALAAEG from the coding sequence GTGGCGTTGTTCACGTTCGGGCATGGCTACAGCGCGGCGGAGGTCGTGCGCCGCGGATCGTTCGCGCGGGCGATCGGGACCGTGCGATCCGCGGCGAAGGCCGAGCGGCTGGCGGGCGAGGGCGTCGAGGCGCGCCTGTTCGGCGAGGACGCCGCCGACCCGCGCATCCCGGAGGATCTCGCGGTGGCCGACCGGCTCCTCGTCTCGATCCCGCCCGGCGCGGGCGGCGATCCGGCGCTCGCCGCCTATGGCGAGGCGATCGCGGCTTCCCCGAGCATCGACGCGATCGTCTATCTCTCGACGATCGGCGTCTATGGCGATGCGCAGGGCGGCTGGGTAGACGAGGAGACGCCGCCCACGGCGGAGAGCGCTCGCGCGGAGGCGCGGCTCGTCGCCGAGGCGCAATGGCTGGCGCTCGGCGCGCGCACTTCCAAGCGCGTCGCGATCCTGCGGCTCGGCGGCATCTACGGCCCGGGTCGCAATCCCATCCTGCAGCTGCGCGCCGGCACGGCGCGGCGGATCGTCAAGCCCGGGCAGGTGTTCAACCGCATCCACGTCGCGGACATCGCGCAGGCCGTCCTGGCGGCTTTCGAGCGCGCGCCGGCCGGCCGGATCTACAACGTCGTCGACGACGCGCCCGCCCCGCCGCAGGACGTCGTCGCCCACGCCGCCGCGCTGATCGGCGTCGCGCCCCCGCCCGAGATCCCCTTCGACGAGGCCGAGCTCTCGCCCATGGGCCGCAGCTTCTATTCCAACAACAAGCGCGTCTCGAACGCCCGCCTGCGCGCCGAGCTCGGCGTGGAGCTGCTCTATCGGAGCTATCGGGAGGGGCTCGGCGCGCTCGCGGCGGAGGGCTGA